The sequence ttgtatatgGGCCTGAAGCCTTCGTTTTGACTGTATTATCATATATTCGAATGTATTGATGATCAGATGACTGTAAGCTTTCTCAGAAAATGCTagttatttgttgttttcatttcatttttatctGATTTCAAAACCAGAATCGATACCCAAGTGTAATGTGATAATTTGGAATTCACTCCTTCATTTATACGTTGACTTAATGGACTTGTTATTGTTGCTACTTTGTGATATGCCCATACATCTGGCATTAAAATACAATTGCCTCTTCCAGCCACATAATGGTGCTTTGTCGTTTTGTAATATCAGTGATTTTGATTAGGTGTGTTTTTCGTGCCCGTTAGCTTAGTTACATACCAGCTTTGTGTTTGGGTAATGTGCAGAACGACATGCACAGATGACCCGAACTATGGCGTCAAGGACAGCTAGTGTGACACCCAACATGACAACCAAATCTGTGCAGTGATGAGTCTGTAGAGCCTCTTCTAGGTCAAGCTGTCGATACAGACCAATCCAATAATGGTTAACTAAATACTGATCAGTTATTGATCGATTATCGATAAATATCGGAGACGTAACGTGAGCAGCTGTGCCAAAAATGTCTGAATGAAATTAATATTACTCGTGTGTGGTGACAAGTTTGGCCATGGATTATTGACAAAAGAGCCTCCTGAACACAGGCTAAAAACAGACCATGAATACAATCCTtatttgtatattgtttgaaaaaatacaCTCTCTTTTTCTGTCACAAAATTAAATTATGATAATGTCgataatataataattataataatttcCATAATTATAATCATttactttttctttttttatcaatGAAAGGCTTTGATGGATAACTATTCTGTACAACCCACTCACTCCCGCTTCTATTGCCTGCACTGGCTTCAATAAAAGCACAAAACGGATGATATTTTATGTTAAAAAGGAACCGCCGTCACTGCCAATGTAATTAGATATATACAAAGTGGAAGCTACATAGGAAATACATATATACCATCATACATACTCACTTCATGTAAtcggttacctcccttgactacATCAATCAAAGAGCGCTCATTCACTGAACATCGGTTAGACATCATGCACTCTTACGGCATTTcatggattatctcccttgcatgAATCAATCGGAGAGCACTCATTCAAAATTTGACCATTGGTTTACTGTCTCAAGTGATGGGTTTTCTCACCCAGCAACAGGTCACACTTTGATCTGAGGGTATTCATGTATCAGTTTACCCGAATATCGTGCCCCTTGAAGGAAGaatgcattcactcactcgtataCTAAATTGTCCAATACTGGTTAGTGAGAAACACACCTGAAAATCTGCATCTTCTTCATCTGAATACAAACGTTGCTGCCTTAGCTCAATATGTCACATGATGGTTAGATGGTAGTTACGTTACTGCTAGTCGTTCAAAGGAGGAAGATAGGTAGGACGGCTCGATTGGCAGACGGATAACGCCGGGGCAGAAGTTGGCGTTACAGTTGGCGGTGCACCACTCACCCATTCCCCCTCTTAGAGTAATAGTTGCGCGGCACTTGAGAAGTGGAGGCACAGCATGACGGTCCCAGAAATAGTTGCTCGGTCTCTGGTACTGGTTCCACCACATGGTTGACATCTGATTTTTGCTGTAGCCACCCGTGGATTGGTGACTGGGTAGCGTCTGTCTCTGACTGATTGCTGGGGCACGTGCTGGAAGGAGATGACCTTCTGGTGTCCAAGGTTGCTGCTGAACTCACCGTGCACCTGCTTCTTTGCTGGACGAAGGTCGATGTGGGCAGGATGTGTGTTGCCTTGGGTCCTCATCACTTTCTTCACTGCCGTAGCCCTGGACTTCTTacctttgatcgtagccaatgtgttgagAATGGACTGGAAAGAATGCATGATAAATTATAATTAATACGCTGCAGTTTTTCAAGTTGCTTGAATGACATTCAACAATTACGACGCATACCCTTTCCCGCCCGAATATGAGCAGCGACCTTACGAGCTTGACCTATTTACAGAAGTAGTTTTAAGCCGCGACGTTACATCTGGAAATTGGGAAAGTTGGGAGATCTTCTGACATTTGACGTAAGGTTAACACAGGTGTTACCGTCATAGTCGTGTTCATTTGCTTCACATTAGAATTTACGGAATTGCTCAAAAACCAGGTACCTTAAACGCAGAGGGTAGCGTTAAGACATCAAGGAAAGCCATTTTTAAATTCGTATTATTGATATAGCCAGATGATTATTGAACAGTACAAGTTGAaaatttaagtgagtgagttaatatttaacgtcacatcggcaatatctcagccatatcgtgacgagtacacttaagtgaaatatatgcaagttgaaaaaaattgtcaacgaaggacagttaaataactagaatatcacaatttcaataaaaactagcatgaaaagttaaaactaatagcactgtttagacaatacaatataaaaacaggctatagatcgccaataactgaaggtagatcaccgcactagggaccatggggacttaccgtacctttgctacctacatggaccctagctggatttatatcatcccttcagcttttggcgagtgtacaaaatgctagccaaaattaaaacaacaagaatactacgattaaaatcctggtagacttaaatttacattgaatgttttgcGAGTTACGTAAACTGAAAATTTAATCTGTACTAAAGTGCATTGTTATGAAAGGTATTAAGTTCTAAATATTAAGTGTTGGAAAGATATTGTTGGGGGTTTTGATCTGAATTTCCAACGGGTCAGACAGATTTCTTGAACACTGAAAGGTAGTTATTCCATTACAAGGAATTATGAATAGGTAAATGTgcatatgtttttatttgtttatcttATAACAATAACATTGTGACAATAATATATGCTGATATATGAAGTCCCCGTAGAATATGCATCCCTAACTTAACCCTAACCATGAGGGTGAACAGACTGTTTCGTTGCACCGTTCATGtttatagttttttttaaactgtTCAGGTGTAAACATTGTAGATGTGTGACAAAGATGTCTGGTGTACATAGTTTACTTTATCTTACACTGACCCCATCAGCTCCAGCAGGCCGCGACCTTTACCACACCAGCGAGGACGGTGACCTAAAGAGAGTGAAGCTGATCCTGGCAGCGGGTCACGTGGACATCAACTATAGAAGGTGGAGCTGGACACCGGTGATGATGGCAGCATACTATGGACGAAGGGATAtggtggagttcctggtgggtagcggggctgatgtgtcactggtggacagtGACGGTAACAACGTCCTTCACTTCGCCTGTTATGGTGGACACCGTGAGACTGTGAAGCTGATCCTGTTCCTGGACAGGGTAGACGTCAACGCCAGGTACAACGACGGGCAGACAGCGGCCGACATGGCGAGACTCATGGGAGATCAGCGAGTGATGGATctcctggtgtcacgtggtGCACACTGACGACAGTGTTGGTGTGGACAGAGACGGAGAAGATGTCGTTATGAACACTGACGTGCGTGCCGTTCACATAGTTGTGTGTCACGATTCAGGTGATTTTTTGTATTCTTTGTGAATATAAATACAAGttgttgaatgtattttcagacactttgtcatgttttgtgtttggagCCTCGCAGGATAAGGTAAGACAATTGTGAAGTGAGTGTAAACATAAACTATGAGTGATTGTACGTAAACGTCTCCCGTCTTGACATAATTCTGTGTTAATTTGGTTCTGAGAATATCGCGAATCGtgaaacacacatcaacaaactgtttgtttacatgtcgccGCACTCTGTGACCTCAGACACTCAGCTGACGTGGTGCcatttgtacagtgacagtgacatcacactgctgatgaagtcacatacatacactgaggCGCCCCGCCATCTTCTCAGCCAGCTGGAGCAGGGCAATGCTGGCTCCATGCCACACAACACAAGCAGTGTTACTCAAACACCATGTCGTCGCTGTTGCTTAACAAAAGGAGAATGGAAGTGTGCAGCTGATTATTGCAagatttaatcatgttacgGCAGCACATGCACCCATTCAGTCACTAAACGCACAATATACAAAATTGAACGTCACCAAAAACGtctcagttttattttttcctGGATACCAGAAGGACAATTATATCGCCTCCACTTCTGTCTGACATTCTGTTTATTGGTGAAATACATTTGCTGAAACGACCGGCAGTAATTATGCACGTCGTAATTCGTCATTGCGGCATCGtttactgtatgtatgtatgcgtgtaaatgtaaatattggatATTTATCCATTGAACGCAATTTTGAAAACAGCCTATTAGTGTTCAGTGACATGTGTGTTTCGTCAAGTCGCCAATGATAATGCTGAAATCTTACTTATAAACATGGGATAAGTCTTTAAATCGTCTTGGTGGCAGACAAACAGAAACGATGATGTGAGCTTTACGTTATACATGTGCATATGATAGCGTGAGTGAGTTAccttagttttacgtcacttttagcaatattccagcaacaccctggcgggggacaccagaaatgggtttcacacactgtacccacgtggggaatcaaacccggatcttagcagacgtcgatcatccatcaaatCGACCTTTCTGAGTCAACCTCGACCAGCAACATCCTTGACTTCACCTGTCTTGCGGTTTCTTTCACGAACTTGCTGATGGCGCTGTGACAGACGCTAATGCGTCTTGTAATCAGTCGCAAGGACATGTCACCTTCTCTCATTTGGCCATTTTGGTTGTGATCGATTTTACTAAATCGTCAACTCACACAGCACTACTCTCGAAACAATGTATTGgtaaatatgtacatgcatCAGTTTCACAAGCAAGCACGAGCAAAACACTTAATGCACGAGCATGTTGTTTTCTTAACTGGTGAGACGAATATGTAGGCCACTGAAAACTGTTATTGattcattgtaaaccaaaagttactgtgttgtgtaatctgattggttgaaaaacatgatcaaatggtattagattcccggaaactgcaagactattcactgcgtattgacacgtaaacaattgttttgctgtgtcatcaacagtggtgacgtcatccaaatcatattgtgacgtaaagttagaatgacgtcacaaatgagcaactgcagatgctaccatgggaaccagctgaaacggccagctgatgacacttcactgctgtacccctacTCCATGTAAACAAgggcagacagtaaaacccctttggtttacttttttgtttacaatgtcgataaacatcatgtgttggccaattttcgcgtgttattgagtatttgaagcacaggagtatttcatttgaaaataacgatccatcaattgaatcatttaaaaattTCGATAcgctatttatttatttaaacctctaagcattcccgtgcttcaaatactcaataacacccggaaattggccaacacatgatgtttatctcctaaatgcaTTCATTTGAATGGTTTCATTTACATCACATCAAATCAGGTGTTGCCTCAAATTGTATCGTCAGTATATAaacaacaatgttgacatagGACATCGCCACCTATGAGAGACGTTTTTTCAAAATCTCGAAGTCAATGACATCGGCACCCAGGACTTACTGAAGAATCATGCTTTTATTCAGGAGTCGTTTGTACATGAACGTGACGTAAGTAATCAGAGTCTTCAagaccattcattcattcattcagttatTGCTGCATGGAGAAGTTAGAAAGGCTGTGATTCCGCGTCAGTCAGAAACACTGACAATTTCGTAAGTCAATGAATGTCTGACAATATGAGAAAATGCTACACCGTGTAAAAACGTAAACAACAATTGTTCTGCGTTTGCGTGTCACATAAACATAGCTTTACCAGCATAGTGTTCGTTCTTACACCAAATATAGTTCTACACTTTGTACTgctgacaaagaccatttgctttgttcttgttttttttctaaaatccaCGAGgaattcaaaaatgcatttgtcgcagctgaatGTAAAACATACATTATGGTGGTTTCATGACAGgcctttgtaaacactatcctcTCTGTCGAAGGTTCACATCTCTATTTTTACACTATCGTCGTCGTCGATATCTACTGGTGGCTTGCAGACgtgaaacaggtgacagttgtgaCTCTGACACAGTACGTGAAAACGTGAAAATCCGGCTTAGAATCAATCTTtggcaaaccatgcttgtcgtaaaagtgagtgagttaatatttaacctcacataggcaatattgcagccatatcgtgacgagaacgagtaattatgaaaatacaaatgaattaatagcacatacattgtaaaaccctgtcgacgaaggactgtaaaactaactaggatatcacagagtagaatgtaaaactagtgaatagacctaaaaagatttatctatagaggacagtacaatatataaatgagctataggttgccaacaactgaaggcagatcaccatactgaggACCATGCGGACttacagtatatttgcttcctgcatagaccttagctggatttatatcatcccttcagctataaaaagtaaaaagacacttattctacgattaaaaagctggaaaacttaaatttacttgaaatgtttttggacttacgtaccctctcaggaggacaattattttacagtacttcaacccccttcgagggtacagtcACAAACGAttttagttactaattcaatcttccaatttaaaaatatttatctatttacagttcaattaacaaatcaaattcctttaaaaatgcaataattaaatgagggttaatattactaaaaacatcattcatagtttgtgaattaaaatactgatcccttgtgatggaatactcaacacaatcaagcaagatatgcttgactgtgattatttcatcacaagggatgcagaacggaggatcctcacctttcaaaaggtattcatgagtatatgtcgtatggccaatacgacatcgcctcataatgacctcctcaaatctggactgacaacccaagtaggtgtaaccaatatacggttttatttcatgtaatttttacGTACactttcaggaggacaatagtttaaaatgcaatgattaaatgacaacttcTGTCATAAAAAAGAGCCTTCATAGTTTGGGAATTAagatactgatcccttgtgatggaatactcaacacagtcaagcatatcctgcttgactgttattctttcatcacaagggatacgaaACGGAGGATCGTCACCTTTATTTATGTGTATGTCTTGTGTGGTCAATGTGACATCGCcacatgatgacctcttcaaatctggactgacaagccaagtaggtataaccaatatacggttttattgcatgtaatttatttacacccacttgggtgtcccacctcttttgcatcagatctcggatatacgatctaattgtagctttatgatcagagtatggaataagaagtggtgtcacagattgttgagtgctgccttggcagcaagatcggccattgtattgtcagaaatgcctacatggctgggtaaccaacaaaagacgatgtcgtattggccagtagcaagattattaaataatttctattaaaagtggatgtttacatgacaggtttttaattgcccggaggcaagaaagagagtcggaatagataatatactgtttatgtctaggatgtctttcaatatatttaagagacgttcatatagcgtttgcttctgctgcgAAAAAGGAACTATTATCCGGTAacctgaaagatattgttctggatccaatgacagtggcacaagctactgcgccaccgtccttggacccatctgtaaataaagatttgtatgtattatagttactttttaattgattatattcttgtttatattgtaattcatttctttctgatttttaaaccttgtcagtgttaggtcaacttcgggtctaactaactgccaaggaggagacgaaagtagacgggaaggagatatattggctagctcaatgccgcaggcagacagaaaaggtttcactctaagtccaAGAGACGGAAcgctatttaaaaatatttctggatctttatgcggtttatactttctgcagaaatgcaagcaatttgtttttgttatagaaaatgtaaacccgttttcaaaccatttttcaattttattgagacaactttgtaactgtctctctattgtatgcatatttctacctctacaagaaacattaaaatcatccacaaatagtgatccatctactgaatcacttaaaaccttagaaagactgttgattttaatactaaataaagtcacagacaaaatactgccttgtggaacaccctgatcttgatgaaagtagtctgagagggttgatcccacacgtacttgaaactgtctgtcatttaaaaaaaatagatataaactgagacaagcgacctctcaacccaaaagaatataaatctttcaaaataccatgcttccaagtagtatcatatgctttttaaAGATCAAAcaagattgatactgcatgttgttttttaatgaaaatatttttaacaaatgattccaaaaaACCCAAGTGGTCAgttgtgcttcggtttttacgaaaaccacattgtatatcagtaatcagattgttgttTCCAAAAACCAGACTAAGcggttatttaccattcgctccatggttttgcaaacgcagctagttaaggaaataggtcggtaatttgatggatctgtatgatccctcccaggctttgaAATGGGAACAACTATGGAGGGAGAAAATGTTatgttatccaaatatggtcaaatatgccaagtaacgtttcgagacatgattcaggcaagtgttttaagagttgatagtggatatcatcagatcctgttgcagtatcgtgagcctgcgatagcgcagtatgaagttcatgtaatgaaaatacctcattataatcttcagcattatcagatttaaaattcactggtttcttctcttggtgtgtttgataagtctggaattttggatgataatttgaggaggacgaatgtttagcaaaagtttcacccaacttgtttgcaatatcagatttttcagttagtatgttattatcatttttgagatgctgaatactactggatttggaacccttgcctttaattttttggatcatattccatacccttgacataggagtacggtaatttattttggaaacgtaatttttccaagGATGAAGTTTAATGTGTTCGAACGTTCttcgagctttagcgtaactgagttttacattatttaagttatgaacagtgggatgaagacgaaaatatttctcttctttcttcctctttttcctagcctgtttgcattcatcattaaaccatggtttacggatgtgcggatttacagaggacttaggaaaaGTTTCATCAACTATAAGTTTCAGTTTgtccgagaacattttaattggatcaggtacatccatgaaaaggtctggtttaagttccttaaggtggtggcctgaaataatggccaattggcctatgacaaattccatcttgttacaggtggatcatcggaagggttaattgctgtaagtactgttggaaaatggtcactaccacaaagatcattatggactgaccattcaaactcattataaacgtttgaatcagtgagtgacaggtctaaggaagaatatgttcccgttgcaggatgtaaatatgtgtcagagccatcattgagtatacataaattattatcagatataaactcttcaagaactttcccattactgttggtatcagcacttcccccataatgggttatgaccattgagatcacccattatgatacagggatTTTCttaattggtcatacaaatcttgaagatcattctgatggagagatatacaaggaacaaagagtaaggttatatgtaaagtaagacgaacagcaacagcctgaagattggttttaagaggaacagagCTATGAATTATACCAagtctcaccaatatggaagatccaccagtggctttgtcactaGGGGgtaaaaaagaatgataagaatagTATTTACGCAATTCcaacttatcattttgtttcaggtccgtttcttgaaaactaaatgttgatggtttaaaatcctgtgctagtaattgtacttcattaaaattggtcataagtcctctgcaattccattggattaaggagttattgttcatttaatagcaggtggtagtactggggaccgacttgtccccttccgaggcgaactgcttctatttcgcgcacgaGGATGAGGAGTgatgtccatgtcttctaaaagttgaaacttgttatagatctgtacaggatcacgtgatcccttttgtatTCGATCAGTTTTTTTGTCTGTAATATACTttttgacaaggatttttcacaacaggagatattgtttgtgattcagtctggcaagctgatgttgcatggggtttatcaacagtagaatctgatgcaattaaagtgtgtttgtcagctttaacTGAGGTGAGATCTGTCTGGCATGCAactgacagaacagacttagtattggggcgagcaacaactgtagaatatggtacacctgatgactgaggggaggctacattaactaaacgttttgtctcatgatatgtgacattcttttggatttggattttgacaatttcatattcacgtttccagacatggcatgactttgacgaagacatatgatctccaagacaattgccacattttggagaagacaaacagtcagaaccttcatgatcatctttaccaCATCTATAGCATGTTGAACGATTTCTGCAGGATCGagcaccgtgaccaaacttttgacacgtGTAACAATgaagtgggtttggaatatactgttccacttcgatgttacagtatccagcttttatgtattgtgggtgttggggttgagaaaaagaaattaagtatgtgttggtattcaaagtttctccattcttcttaaacgtgaatcttttaacatgagtgactccttgctatttccttttcactcatgtgggcaagccagcggtctctgtccctcaagatgcctttgctactgttcaaagacttgtgaggagaaactgaaacttcagtatttgcaagctgttttgaggctatgagggtagctgattgttttgctgttttatactctatgaggagaaaccctgCTCTAACAGATtggacatcaccaacaagtccataaattgcttttgatgtggcaaacagatttagcttgagtggttcaccatcagtcgaagatacaaccaagaatctactccatgtatctggatatctgtttgtgatattttcctcatcagaggacaaacactcatctagtgctcgtttatgttttttgggttgagccacggttaataatagaaagttcaccatcccagctccccaccatccaccgagtatcacatggacaaggATACTGAaccaaggatactgaaatggtatactccagcagaagattaatagaaaattaatcgatctaccagattggcccatgagtcaccgccttctgggcataagactctaggcaaagctAATAACATCACTTTCCAAATTTACAAGTGTTATATGAGTGAAAAGCCGAGggcaaaattgaaacaatataaaatcaaatttgtgcaattacataatccgcgc comes from Haliotis asinina isolate JCU_RB_2024 chromosome 13, JCU_Hal_asi_v2, whole genome shotgun sequence and encodes:
- the LOC137259613 gene encoding myotrophin-like yields the protein MSGVHSLLYLTLTPSAPAGRDLYHTSEDGDLKRVKLILAAGHVDINYRRWSWTPVMMAAYYGRRDMVEFLVGSGADVSLVDSDGNNVLHFACYGGHRETVKLILFLDRVDVNARYNDGQTAADMARLMGDQRVMDLLVSRGAH